GTCCCAGAGCAGCACGGTGCGCAGCGCCTGCTCGACGATCGCCTCGCGCTCCGCGCGGCCCACGCGGCCGCCCGGCAGGTGGAGGCGCTGGCCGAAGAGCACGTTCTCGCGGATCGACAGCGGCAGCGGGTTCGGCCGCTGGAAGACCATGCCCACCTGCTTGCGCACCTGGACCAGCTCGACCTCGGGCGCGAGCACGTCCTGTCCCATCACCGTGATGCTGCCGCTGGTGCGCACGTAGCCGAGGCGTTCGTTGATTCGATTCACGCTGCGCAGCAGCGTGCTCTTGCCGCAGCCCGAGGGGCCGATGAGGCTGGTGATCTGTCCCTGCTTGATCTTCAGGTTCACGTCGAAGAGGGCCTGGAAGCTGCCGTACCAGAGGTTCAGATCGCGCGTCTCGACAGCGATGGGGGCCCTTGCCGTGCTGGGGTTAGCCAAAGCGCCCCTCCACGTACTCGCGCGTCCGCGCGTCCTTGACCTGCCGCGTGAAGAGATCCTCGGTGGGGCCCACCTCGACGCACTCGCCGCTCAGGAAGAAGGCCGTGCGATCGGCGAGGCGGCGCGCCTGTTGGACGAGGTTCGTCACCAGGACGATCGTCACCTCGGCCTTGAGTTCCTTGAGCACGTCCTCGATGCGCATGGTGGTCACGGGGTCGACGGCGATGGAGAACTCGTCCAGCAAGAGCAGGTCCGGCTCCTGGCTCAGCGCGCGCGCGATGGTGAGGCGCTGCTGCTGGCCCCCCGACAGCAGGCTGCCGAGGGAATTCAGGCGGTCCTTGACCTCGTCCCAGAGCGCGGCGCGGGTGAGGCAGCGCTCGACCACTACATCCAGCGCCTGTCGGCGCTTCAATCCTGCCAGGCGAGGCGCCAGCGCCACGTTGTCGTAGATGGACAGCGGCAGGCCCACCGGCAGGGGAAAGACCACGCCGATGCGCCGGCGCAGGGCGTAGAGGTTCTTCCACTCGCGGATCGGGCGGCCGTCGAGGCGGATCTCGCCTGTCACGCGCATGCCGGGGACGAAGACGTCCATGCGGTTCAGCGCGCGCAGGAAGGAGGTCTTGCCGCTGTTGGCCGGGCCGATGATGCCGAAGATCTCGCCGGCGTGGACGTCCAGCGACACGTTCGCGAGCGCGGACTCGCCGGCGTAGCTGATGCCGAGCCCGTCCACGGACAGCTTGGGCACGGCCGCTACCATTTCTTCCTCCCGCGCAGCCACATGCGGAAGCCGATGGACAGCGCGTTCATGATCAGCACCAGGCTGATCAGGACCAGGGCGACGCCGTAGGGCAGGGCCTCGGGGACGTCCGGCACCTGGGTCGAGATCACGAAGAGGTGCAGGCTGAGCGCCATGGTCTGATCGAAGACCGACTGCGGCAGGAAGGGCAGGAAGAGCGCCGCGCCGGTGAACATGATCGGCGCCGTCTCGCCGGCCGTCCGCGACACCTCGAGGATCACGCCCGTGAGGATGCCGCTCACGGAGTTGGGCAGCACGACCGTGCGGATCGTCTGCCAGCGTGTGGCGCCCATGTTCCAGCAGGCCTCGCGGAAGGCCTGGGGGACGGCCTGCAGGCTCTCGCGCGTGGAGACGATCACCACGGGCAGCGTCATCACGGCCAGCGTGAGGCTGGCCGCCAGGATGCTCGTGCCGAAGCCGAAGAACAGGACGAAGGCGCCCACGCCGAAGAGGGCGTGCACGATCGACGGCACGCCGGCCAGGTTGATGATGGCCAGGTTGATCGCGCGCGTGAGTGCGTTGTCCGGCGCGTACTCGCTCAGGTAGACCGCCGCGGCCACGCCGATCGGCACCGAGACGAGCAGCGCCACCGCCACCAGCCAGATCGTGCCGATGAGTGCGGGGAAGATGCCGCCGGCCGTCATGCCGTTGGTCGGCTCGCTCAGCAGGAAGTCGAGGCTGATCACCGGCGCGCCCTTGATCACGAGCACGGTGAGGATGATCAGTACCGGCGCGACCAGCAGCCCCGTCATCACGCCGAAGAGCAGGCGCACCAGGCGCTGGTTCCGGCGATTGCGCGCGTTGAGCGGGGTGGCCTGGAACATGCCTAGCGCCTGCGCACGCCGCGGACGATGAGATCGGCCGTGAGGTTGATCACGAAGGTCACCAGGAAGAGCAGGATGCCAAGGGTGAAGAGGGCGCGGTAGTGCTCGGAGCCCACGGCCGTCTCGCCCAGCTCGGCGGCGATGGTGGCCGTCAGCGCGCGCACCGAGTCGAAGACGCTGGTGGGCAGGTGCACCGAGTGGCCGCTGGCCATGAGCACGGCCATGGTCTCGCCGAAGCCGCGACCCACGCCCAGCAGCACCGCGGCCACCAGCCCGTTGCGTCCGGCGGGCAGGACCACGCGGCGGATCACCTGCCAGCGCGTGGCGCCCATGGCCTCGGCGGCCTCGCGGTAGCGATCGGGGACGGCCTTGAGGGCGTCCTCCGCGATGGTCGTCATGATGGGCGCGGCCATGAGGCCCAGGATCACGCCCGCGTTCAGCACGTTCAGGCCCACGGGCACGTGGAAGAGCTCGATGATGAGCGGGTTCATGATGCTGAGCCCGATGAAGCCCCAGACCACCGACGGAATCGCCGCCAGCAGTTCCACCAGCACCTTGAGCACCTCGCGCGTCTTGCCCGTGGCGAACTCGGCGATGAAGATCGCCGCGCCCAGCGAGAAGGGCACGGCCACGAGCATGGCGAGGCCCGTCACGCTGGCGGTGCCGGCCAGCAGGGCGAGGATGCCGTAGGTGGGCCGGGTCTCGGAGGTCGGCCGCCAGTTGATGGACCCGAAGAACTCGCCGGGATTCAGGTGGTGGGCGATGAAGCCGAAGCCCTCGGCGGTGATGAAGACGAAGATGCCGAGGATGAACACGATGGCGCTGATGCCCGCCACGAAGACCAGCACCTGCACGCCGCGGTCGATCCACCAGGCGGCGTCGCGGCGGTCCCGCGCCGGAGGCAGGCTGCGGCGCGCGCCGGGGCCGGGCTGCTCGGCGGCGGCCATGTCAGCCGGCCTCCTCGCCCATCAGCAGCTCCATCAGCTCCTGCAGGCGCTGCGACAGCGCGCGATGCGCCGTGGCCAGTCGCTCGCGTTCGTCGCCACCGTCGGGCGCGGGCGGGTCCAGGTTCCAGTGCAGCAGCACGGTGCGGAAGGGGAGCTCGCTCAGGCGTTCCCGCAGCTCGCCCGTCACGGCGATGATGATGTCGTAGGCCAGCAGCGCGTCGTGCTCCAGCGGCAGCGGGGTGGGCGAGTGCGCGACGTCGGCCAGCCCGTGCGCGGCCATGTAGGCCTGCGCCGCCGGGTCGATGGCATCTGCGGGCGCCCAGCCCGCACTTTCGA
Above is a window of Candidatus Latescibacterota bacterium DNA encoding:
- a CDS encoding phosphate ABC transporter ATP-binding protein, producing MANPSTARAPIAVETRDLNLWYGSFQALFDVNLKIKQGQITSLIGPSGCGKSTLLRSVNRINERLGYVRTSGSITVMGQDVLAPEVELVQVRKQVGMVFQRPNPLPLSIRENVLFGQRLHLPGGRVGRAEREAIVEQALRTVLLWDKVKDHLDRDATLLSLEEQQKLCIARLLPVKPVLLLMDEPCSALDPKATEAVEELMWELRGDYTIIIVTHNMAQARRASEECIFMLLGKVVEHAPTDTLFVTPRHAETADYIEGRYG
- a CDS encoding phosphate ABC transporter ATP-binding protein, with the protein product MVAAVPKLSVDGLGISYAGESALANVSLDVHAGEIFGIIGPANSGKTSFLRALNRMDVFVPGMRVTGEIRLDGRPIREWKNLYALRRRIGVVFPLPVGLPLSIYDNVALAPRLAGLKRRQALDVVVERCLTRAALWDEVKDRLNSLGSLLSGGQQQRLTIARALSQEPDLLLLDEFSIAVDPVTTMRIEDVLKELKAEVTIVLVTNLVQQARRLADRTAFFLSGECVEVGPTEDLFTRQVKDARTREYVEGRFG
- the pstA gene encoding phosphate ABC transporter permease PstA, giving the protein MFQATPLNARNRRNQRLVRLLFGVMTGLLVAPVLIILTVLVIKGAPVISLDFLLSEPTNGMTAGGIFPALIGTIWLVAVALLVSVPIGVAAAVYLSEYAPDNALTRAINLAIINLAGVPSIVHALFGVGAFVLFFGFGTSILAASLTLAVMTLPVVIVSTRESLQAVPQAFREACWNMGATRWQTIRTVVLPNSVSGILTGVILEVSRTAGETAPIMFTGAALFLPFLPQSVFDQTMALSLHLFVISTQVPDVPEALPYGVALVLISLVLIMNALSIGFRMWLRGRKKW
- the pstC gene encoding phosphate ABC transporter permease subunit PstC, whose amino-acid sequence is MAAAEQPGPGARRSLPPARDRRDAAWWIDRGVQVLVFVAGISAIVFILGIFVFITAEGFGFIAHHLNPGEFFGSINWRPTSETRPTYGILALLAGTASVTGLAMLVAVPFSLGAAIFIAEFATGKTREVLKVLVELLAAIPSVVWGFIGLSIMNPLIIELFHVPVGLNVLNAGVILGLMAAPIMTTIAEDALKAVPDRYREAAEAMGATRWQVIRRVVLPAGRNGLVAAVLLGVGRGFGETMAVLMASGHSVHLPTSVFDSVRALTATIAAELGETAVGSEHYRALFTLGILLFLVTFVINLTADLIVRGVRRR